DNA from Bradyrhizobium diazoefficiens USDA 110:
CATGCTGGCCGAGACCCTGGAAGAAAAGCTCGCGATGGAAAAGATCGCGGTCACCACCAGCGAGACACTGGCCAAGGCCCGCCAGAGCTACGAGCCCATGATCACCTCGCCGGAGGAGCGGGCGCTCTACACCGAATGGTCCAAGCTGTGGGACGACTACAAGAAGAGCGCCGACGAGGTCTTTGCAGTGTCGCGCAAGGAGGTCGGCAAGGTCCCGCACGAGGCGCATGAGCTGAACGTCAAGACCGCCAACAAGATCGGCATCCAGTCCGACGAGGTCCTGCGCAAGGATATCGACCTCAACACCCGGGGTGGCGACCAGGCCGCGCGGGATGCCGCCGACAGCTATTCCTTCGCCTTCCTGCTGGTCGCGATCATCCTGGGCGCGGCCGTCCTGACAGGCATCGGCGTCAGCGTCTATCTCGTCCACGACGTCTCCAGCGGCATCAACTCGATCGTCGAGCCGATGCAGGCGCTGGGCAAGGGCGACCTCTCCGCCGAAGTCCCGCATCGCGGCGAGAAGACCGAGATCGGCGCCATGGCCGACGTGCTTCAGGTCTTCAAGGAGGCGTTGATCGCCAAGAAGGCCGCCGACGAAGCCGCCGCGGCCGACGCCGAAGCCAAGATCGAGCGCGGCCGCCGCGTCGACAACATCACCCGCGAATTCGAGACGATGATCGGCGAGATCGTCCAGACCGTGTCATCGGCCTCGACCCAGCTCGAAGCTTCCGCCTCGACGCTGACCTCGACCGCCGACCGCTCCCAGCGACTCGCGACCACCGTTGCCGGAGCCTCTGAAGAAGCCTCGACCAACGTGCAGTCGGTGGCTTCGGCGACGGAGGAGATGGCCTCCTCGGTCGGCGAGATCAGCCGTCAGGTTCAGGAATCGGCGCGGATGGCGGGCGACGCCGTCGGCCAGGCCCGAGCCACTACCGAGCGCGTCAGCGAGCTCTCCAAGGCGGCGTCCCGCATCGGCGACGTCGTCGAGCTGATCAACACCATCGCCGGCCAGACCAACCTCCTGGCGCTGAACGCCACCATCGAGGCGGCGCGCGCGGGCGAAGCCGGCCGCGGCTTCGCGGTGGTCGCCTCCGAGGTGAAGGCGCTCGCCGAGCAGACCGCGAAGGCGACCGGCGAAATCGGCCAGCAGATTTCCGGCATCCAGGCGGCGACCAACGATTCGGTCGGAGCGATCAAGGAGATCTCCTCGACGATCGAGCGTCTCTCGGAGATCTCGTCGGCGATCGCTGCGGCCGTGGAAGAGCAGGGCGCAGCGACCCAGGAGATCGCCCGCAATGTGCAGCAGGCGGCCCAGGGCACCCAGCAGGTCTCCTCCAACATCGCCGACGTGCAGCGCGGTGCGACCGAGACCGGCACCGCCTCCTCGCAGGTGCTGTCGGCGGCGCAGATGCTGTCGAACGACTCGAGCCGGCTCAAGACCGAGGTCAGCAAGTTCCTGACCAGCGTTCGCGCTGCGTAAGGCCGTCAGAGCAGGTATCGGACTACGCAAGAGCGGCGCCGTCGGCGCCGCTCTTTGATTTTGGCGCATGGCTTGGCGCCTGCTGACTTATTTTTCACGTGGGTCATACGGTTCCAATTCTTTACGGGTCCCCAACCCTGCGAACCTTAACTCGTTGCAGTGTTTTGGAGACTCAATCGTGAAGTTGTTTTCATTTTCCGCCATTCGCTCCATCCAGTTGAAGATCGCCCTGATCGCCGGCCTCTGCCTGGCCGTGACGTGCATCGTGCTGATCGGCTACGGCCTCTTCTCCACGCAGAGCATGAACCAGTACGTGACCCACGAGGTCATGCAGCTGGTCGACCGTCAGACCAAGGAGAGCCTGATGAACCGGGCCTCCACCGAAGCCAACGCCATCAAGGCTGAGCTGGAGGTCGGGTTTGATGCGGCGCGCACCACCGCACATGCCTTCGCGACCCTCGCCGACGAGAAGACCGGCACTCCGATCGCGGCGCGGCGGACCCAGTTCAACGCGCTTCTGCGTCACGTGCTCGAGCTCAACCCTGCCTTCAACGGCACCTACTCGGCCTGGGAACCCGGCGCGCTGGATGGTGACGATGCGTCGTTCAAGGGACGCAAGGAGGCGGGATCGGATAATACCGGCCGCTTTCTGCCCTATTGGACGCGCAACGCCAGCGGCGCCATCGCCGTTCAGCCGCTCGTCGAGTACGACAGCAGCGAGCGGCATCCCAACGGCCTCGTGAAGGGCGCCTGGTACATCAACCCGAACACCACGGGTAAGGAAAACATCCTGGGTCCGTTGCCCTACATCGTTCAGGGCAAGGCCGTCTTCCTCGCGACCATGTCGGTGCCGGTCATGATCGACGGCAAATTCCGCGGTGTCGCCGGCGCCGACTACAATCTCGACTTCGTGCAGAAGCTGGCCGTCAAGATCAACGGCTCGCTGTTCGAGGGCAAGGGCAAGGTCGCGATCCTCAACGACACCGGGCTGATCGTCGCCAACAGCGCCAATCAGGACGTGATCGGCAAGAACGCCTCCGAGGCCGACGCTCGCTGGAGTGAAAGCCTCGCCATCGTCAAGGCCGGCAAGGGCACGGTGCAGGACGATCCGAAGTTCGCCAACATCGACATCTATGCGCCGATCCGCTTCGGGCTCACCGAGAACGCCTGGTCGATCGTGATCTCGATCCCCCGCGACGTGGTGCTTGCGTCTGCAAGGCAACTCGACGCCTCGCTCAGTGCCCGTGCGACCTCGAACACGTTCTGGCAGCTCGGCGTTGGCCTGGTCATCGTGCTGGCGGCGATCTTCCTGATCTCGTTCGCCGCACGCAAGATCGCGCGGCCGATCCAGGATTGTGCCAATTTCGCCGATGGCATCGCCAAGGGCGATTTCAATCAGCAGCTCGGGATCGAGCAGGCCGACGAGGTCGGTAGGCTGGCGACGTCGCTCAGGTCGATGCAGGGCGACATCAAGCGCAGCATCGAGCAGCGTGCCCAGGACCAGGCGGCTGCCGACCGCGAGCGCCGGCGCGCGATGAACGAGCTGGCCGACAGCTTCGAAGCGTCGGTCGGCGGCATCGTGGAGACGGTGTCGGCCGCGTCCGGTGCGCTGGAATCCTCGGCCGGAACGCTCAGCTCGACCGCCGAACGGGCGCAACAGCTTACCAAGGTCGTCGCTGCGGCGTCAGACCAGGCATCGGGCAACGTGCAGTCGGTGGCCTCGGCAACGGAGGAGATGGCCTCTTCGGTCGGCGAGATCAGCCGTCAAGTGCAGGAATCGGCGCGGATGGCGAGCGACGCCGTCGGCCAAGCCCGAGCCACCACCGAGCGCGTCAGCGAACTCTCCAGGGCGGCCGCCCGCATCGGCGACGTCGTCGAGCTGATCAACACCATCGCCGGCCAGACCAACCTGCTGGCGCTGAACGCCACTATCGAGGCGGCACGCGCCGGCGAAGCCGGCCGCGGCTTCGCGGTGGTGGCCTCCGAGGTGAAGGCGCTCGCCGAGCAGACCGCGAAGGCGACCGGCGAGATCGGCCAGCAGATCTCCGGCATCCAGCTTGCGACCAACGACTCGGTCCGCGCGATCAAGGAGATCTCCTCGACCATCGAGCGTCTGTCGGAGATCTCGTCGGCGATCGCCGCCGCGGTGGAAGAGCAGGGCGCGGCCACGCAGGAGATCGCCCGCAACGTGCAGCAGGCGGCGCAAGGAACCCAGCAGGTCTCTTCCAACATCACCGACGTGCAGCATGGCGCGACCGAGACCGGCACGGCCTCTTCGCAGGTGCTGTCGGCGGCGCAAATGCTGTCGAACGACTCGGGCCGGCTCAAGAACGAGGTCAGCAAGTTCCTGACCAACGTCCGCGCCGCGTAGACCCTCGCACAACCCGTCGATCGAGCGAGGAGCGGCGCCAAAAACGCCGCTCCTTTCATTCTTCCGGTAGCATGATGTCGCTTTTAGGTGGCGTTACGAGGGGTACCCGTAGTCTTGCGGGCAGATCGTTTCATCGATGGTTAAAGCGGATTTTCAAGAATTGGGCGAGGGCGGTCTCGCGCTGCGGCAGTCCTGATTGGAATGATTTCAGACTGAATTCGGTCGTTGGGGGCTTCGATGCGCAAGAACTTTCCTGTCACTGATGTCGAATATCCGGTCAGTGACGAGACACTGATCGTCTCCCGGACCGACCTCAAGGGCAAGCTCACCTATTTCAACGAGGATTTCCTTGCCGCCGCGGGCTTCACGTCGGCCGAGCTGATGGGCCAGCCGCACAACATCGTCCGTCATCCCGACATGCCGCCGGAGGCGTTCGACAATCTCTGGGACACGCTGAAGGCCGGCAAGCCGTGGCTCGGCGCGGTGAAGAACCGCCGCAAGAACGGCGACTTCTACTGGGTGTTGGCGACGGCCTCGCCGATCCGCGAGAACGGCCATGTCACCGGCTATACCTCGATCCGCACCAGGCTGCCGGCCGACCAGCGCAAGCTCGCCGAAGAGGTCTATGCCGCGATCCGCGAGAAGAAGCCGCACGGCTATCGCGTCGATGCCGGCATCATCCGCCGCCGCTCGCTGCTCGATCGCTTCAGCGTCTTCACCGGGACGCTGAAGGCGCGCCTGGTCACGACGATGACGCTCCAGGCGCTGTTTATGCTGGCGCTCGGCATCGGCGGCGCGCTCTCCACCGGCGGTTCGACCAGCCTGGTTCTGACGCTGCTGGCCTTGGTCGGCATCGCCATCGTCGGCTTCGCCGGCCTTGCGACCATGCGCGCGATCCAGGGCCCGATGCGGCACCTCAACGACACCATGCTCAACCTCGTGCAGGACAAGCTCGACAACCGCATCGTCATCGAACGTGACGACGAGATCGGTGAGGCGCTGCGCAACCTCCAGACCGTGCAGACCATCATCCGCTTCAGCCGCGACGAGGTCCAGGCGGTGCAGCGCCGCGCCGAGGAGCAGCGCAAGGCCGGAATGACCAAACTTGCCGACGGCTTCGAGGCCGCGATCGGCGAGATCGTCGAGACCGTGTCGTCAGCTGCGACCGAGCTCGAGGCGTCGGCCTCGACGCTGTCCTCGACGGCGGGCCGGGCGCAGGAACTGGCGACGGTGGTCGCAGCCGGCTCGGAAGAAGCTTCCACCAACGTCCATTCGGTGGCATCGGCCGCCGAGGAGATGTCGTCGTCGGTCCACGAGATCGGTCGCCAGGTGCAGGATTCCACCCGGATTGCGAGCGAGGCCGTCAGCCAGGCGCACGCCACCACCGAACGCGTGAGCGAGTTGTCGCGGGCGGCCTCTCGGATCGGCGACGTCG
Protein-coding regions in this window:
- a CDS encoding methyl-accepting chemotaxis protein, whose product is MFAKISIRAKIISVVAFLLVAMTGMGLLAVVKMRAMNANTTDITTSWMPSVRVLGELRASVITYRSVVREHMLAETLEEKLAMEKIAVTTSETLAKARQSYEPMITSPEERALYTEWSKLWDDYKKSADEVFAVSRKEVGKVPHEAHELNVKTANKIGIQSDEVLRKDIDLNTRGGDQAARDAADSYSFAFLLVAIILGAAVLTGIGVSVYLVHDVSSGINSIVEPMQALGKGDLSAEVPHRGEKTEIGAMADVLQVFKEALIAKKAADEAAAADAEAKIERGRRVDNITREFETMIGEIVQTVSSASTQLEASASTLTSTADRSQRLATTVAGASEEASTNVQSVASATEEMASSVGEISRQVQESARMAGDAVGQARATTERVSELSKAASRIGDVVELINTIAGQTNLLALNATIEAARAGEAGRGFAVVASEVKALAEQTAKATGEIGQQISGIQAATNDSVGAIKEISSTIERLSEISSAIAAAVEEQGAATQEIARNVQQAAQGTQQVSSNIADVQRGATETGTASSQVLSAAQMLSNDSSRLKTEVSKFLTSVRAA
- a CDS encoding methyl-accepting chemotaxis protein, translated to MRKNFPVTDVEYPVSDETLIVSRTDLKGKLTYFNEDFLAAAGFTSAELMGQPHNIVRHPDMPPEAFDNLWDTLKAGKPWLGAVKNRRKNGDFYWVLATASPIRENGHVTGYTSIRTRLPADQRKLAEEVYAAIREKKPHGYRVDAGIIRRRSLLDRFSVFTGTLKARLVTTMTLQALFMLALGIGGALSTGGSTSLVLTLLALVGIAIVGFAGLATMRAIQGPMRHLNDTMLNLVQDKLDNRIVIERDDEIGEALRNLQTVQTIIRFSRDEVQAVQRRAEEQRKAGMTKLADGFEAAIGEIVETVSSAATELEASASTLSSTAGRAQELATVVAAGSEEASTNVHSVASAAEEMSSSVHEIGRQVQDSTRIASEAVSQAHATTERVSELSRAASRIGDVVELINAIAGQTNLLALNATIEAARAGEAGRGFAVVASEVKALAEQTAKATGEIGQQVGGIQAATQESVGAISEISGTIARLSEISSAIAAAVEQQRAATQEIARNVQQAANGTQQVSSNVGDVQRGASETGSASSQVLSAAQMLSRDSNRLKLEVGKFLNSVRAA
- a CDS encoding methyl-accepting chemotaxis protein, with translation MKLFSFSAIRSIQLKIALIAGLCLAVTCIVLIGYGLFSTQSMNQYVTHEVMQLVDRQTKESLMNRASTEANAIKAELEVGFDAARTTAHAFATLADEKTGTPIAARRTQFNALLRHVLELNPAFNGTYSAWEPGALDGDDASFKGRKEAGSDNTGRFLPYWTRNASGAIAVQPLVEYDSSERHPNGLVKGAWYINPNTTGKENILGPLPYIVQGKAVFLATMSVPVMIDGKFRGVAGADYNLDFVQKLAVKINGSLFEGKGKVAILNDTGLIVANSANQDVIGKNASEADARWSESLAIVKAGKGTVQDDPKFANIDIYAPIRFGLTENAWSIVISIPRDVVLASARQLDASLSARATSNTFWQLGVGLVIVLAAIFLISFAARKIARPIQDCANFADGIAKGDFNQQLGIEQADEVGRLATSLRSMQGDIKRSIEQRAQDQAAADRERRRAMNELADSFEASVGGIVETVSAASGALESSAGTLSSTAERAQQLTKVVAAASDQASGNVQSVASATEEMASSVGEISRQVQESARMASDAVGQARATTERVSELSRAAARIGDVVELINTIAGQTNLLALNATIEAARAGEAGRGFAVVASEVKALAEQTAKATGEIGQQISGIQLATNDSVRAIKEISSTIERLSEISSAIAAAVEEQGAATQEIARNVQQAAQGTQQVSSNITDVQHGATETGTASSQVLSAAQMLSNDSGRLKNEVSKFLTNVRAA